Genomic DNA from Marnyiella aurantia:
TTGGCCGACATATACTCGCGGTTCATTCTGGCGATAGTTTCAAGGGAAATTCCTTTAGGACATTCTACCTCACAGGCACCGATGTTGGAACAGTTACCAAATCCTTCTTCGTCCATCGCTTTCACCATGTTCAGCACCCTTCTTTTCGCTTCTACACGGCCTTGCGGCAACAGCGCATACTGAGAAACCTTGGCACCTACGAACAGCATAGCTGATCCGTTCTTACATGTAGCCACACATGCCCCACAGGAGATACATGCTGCAGCATCCATGGCCTTGTCAGCATCTTCCTTAGGTACCGGAATTGCGTTGGCATCAAGGGTATTTCCGGAAGTATTAACGGAGATAAATCCGCCCGCAGCCATAATCCTGTCGAATGCGCTTCTGTCCACCACTAAATCCTTGATTACAGGGAAGGCGGCACTTCTCCAGGGCTCAATATGAATGGTCTCGCCATCCTTGAACATCCTCATGTGAAGCTGGCAGGTCGTGATTCCAGTATCGGGACCGTGTGACCTTCCGTTTATGTATAAGGAGCACATCCCGCAGATTCCCTCGCGACAGTCATGGTCGAAAGCGATCGGGTCTTTTCCTTCGTTAATCAGGTTCTCATTGAGCATATCCAGCATTTCCAGGAATGAAGAATCTGTGGATACATCTGAAATCTTATACGTTTCAAACTGCCCTTTTGATTTATTGTTTTTCTGTCTCCAAATTTTCAGAGTCAGGTTTAATCCTTTTTTTGCACTCATTTCTATTAAATTTATTTGGAGATTACTTGTAACTTCTCTGTTTCACCTCGATGTTCTCGTACACAAGTTCCTCTTTGTGCATAACCTCCTGGTTGATGTCCGCGCCCTGGTATTCCCAACAGGCGGCATACTTATAGTTTTCGTCGTCCCGCTCGGCTTCTCCGTCCGGAGTCGCATGATCCCAGCGGAAATGTCCACCACAGGACTCGTTTCTTTCCAGAGCGTCTTTGGCCATAAGCTGTCCAAGTTCAAGGAAATCCGCTACGCGGAAAGCCTTTTCCAGTTCAGGGTTCATCTCCTCATTGGTTCCGGGTACCCTAACATCTCTCCAGAACTCCTTGCGAACTTCTTCGATTTCTGTAATGGCTTCTCTAAGACCTTCAGGAGTTCTTCCCATACCGACTTTATTCCACATAATGTGACCCAGCTTTTTGTGGAAGTAATCTACTGAATGGCTACCTTTATTGTTCAGGAAGAAGTTGATCTTATCCTGAATTTCCTTTTCGGCTGCATCAAAATCTGCTGTATTGGTCGGGATAGCTCCCGTACGGATATCTGCTGAAAGGTAATCTGCAATTGTGTAAGGCAATACGAAATAACCGTCCGCCAGACCCTGCATAAGTGCAGAGGCTCCCAGTCTGTTGGCTCCGTGGTCGGAGAAGTTGGCTTCGCCAATTACAAAACATCCGGGGATAGTGGACTGCAGGTTGTAATCTACCCAAACACCACCCATTGTGTAATGTACTGCAGGATAAATCTTCATTGGTGTCACGTAAGGATCATCGGCTGTAATCTTCTCATACATTACAAAAAGGTTACCGTATTTTTCCTCAACCCAAGCCTTACCCAGATCATAGATCTGCTGTTCCGATGGGTTTGTGATATTTTTTTCGATGGCGGCTTCCTTACCTTTCTTCATGATCTCTGTGGAGAAATCCAGGAATACACCTTCTTTGGTATCATTCGCTTCAATACCGTGACCGGCATCACATCTTTCTTTGGCCGCTCTGGAAGCCACATCACGCGGCACCAGGTTACCGAAGGCCGGATATCTTCTTTCCAGATAATAATCGCGGTCTTCTTCTTTAATGTTTTCAGGTCTCAGTTTACCTTCGCGGATCGCTACGGCATCTTCAATTTTCTTAGGCACCCAGATACGCCCGGAATTCCTAAGTGATTCAGACATCAGTGTCAGTTTCGACTGCTGAGTTCCGTGAACAGGAATACACGTAGGGTGAATCTGAACATAGCATGGGTTTGCGAAATAGGCTCCTTTTTTATGAATTTTCCAAGCGGCAGATACGTTGGATCCCATCGCGTTGGTTGAAAGGAAATAAACGTTTCCGTAACCTCCGGAAGCAATTACAACTGCGTGTGCAGAATGTCTTTCAATTTCTCCGGTAACCATATTTCTGGCAATGATACCTCTGGCTTTTCCGTCCACAAGGACAAGGTCCAGCATTTCGTGACGGTTGTACATCTTGATACGGCCTTTACCAATCTGACGGCTCATAGCAGAATAGGCTCCCAAAAGCAACTGCTGGCCGGTCTGACCTTTAGCGTAGAAAGTACGCTTTACCTGTACACCACCGAAAGAACGGTTGTCCAGCTGGCCGCCGTAATCGCGCCCGAAAGGAACACCCTGTGCAACACACTGGTCGATGATGCTGGCAGAAACCTCAGCAAGACGGTAAACATTCGCCTCACGTGCACGGTAATCTCCCCCTTTTATGGTATCGTAAAACAAACGGTAAGTAGAGTCACCGTCGCCCTGATAATTCTTAGCAGCATTGATACCACCCTGTGCAGCAATGGAGTGTGCACGTCGCGGTGAATCCTGATAGCAGAATGCCTTTACATTATAACCCTGCTCGGCCAAAGTAGCGGCTGCTGACCCTCCGGCCAAACCTGTACCTACTACAATGATATCAATCTTGTCGCGGTTGTTGGGCGCTACAAGATTCATGTGATTTTTATGGTTGGTCCACTTTTCGGCTAACGGCCCGTGTGGGATTTTTGAATCTAATTTGCTCATTTGTTGAAATTTTAAATTTTGAATTTTAGATAGGTTGTAAACTAAAACTTAAAATCTTATTGAGTGATATAATGATATACTGCGATAATGATGAAACCGGCTGGGATCAGGATGGAATACCATTTCCCGATTGCTTTGATCACCGGCGTGTATTTTGGATGTCTGGCACCTACCGACTGGAAAGATGACTGGAACCCGTGTGCCAGGTGCAGACCCAACAGTATAAAAGCAATAATGTAGAAAATTACTCTTACCGGATTTGCGAAACGCTCGTGAAGCTCGCCCCAATATCTCAGATTATCTACCTCATTACGTTCAATATACTTGAAATTAATCTCGTGCCACCAGAAATCATACATGTGAAGTCCCAGGAATGCCAGTACTACCAGCCCCGAGATAATCATATTACGTGATGTCCAGGTGGAATTAGCTGCACCGTTATTAACTGCATATTTTGTAGGTCTGGCATTACGGTTTCTGATTTCAAGGATAAAACCCATAACGAAATGAAAGATTACTGCAAAACCCAGCACAGGCTGCATAATAAACTGTATTAAGGGATTGTAGCCCATAAAATCTGACGCCGTATTGAACGCATCGGGACCTAAAACGGAAAGAAAATTCACCGTGAGGTGCATAATAAGGAAAATCAGCAAGAACATTGCTGACAATGCCATTGCGTACTTCCTACCGATAGTAGAACTTGTTAATCCTGCCATAATGAATATTTAAAATTTGAAATTTGACAAAGTTAAAAAAATGTTAAGGTATAGGCGAATGAGAAAAGTCACCTATATATAGTTTGTAACTGTTCTAAATAGCGCACCTATTTTTCTGAAGGAGCATTCACCTTCAAACTTAATTCAGTAAGCTGTTCATCTGCAATCGCACTTGGCGCATCAATCATTACGTCCCTTCCTGAATTATTTTTCGGGAAAGCGATGTAATCACGGATGACTTCATTGCCGTCCAGAATAGCCACCAGCCTGTCGAAGCCGAAAGCAAGGCCGGCATGTGGCGGTGCTCCGTATTTAAAGGCGTTCATCAGGAAACCGAACTGCGCTTCCGCCTCTTCTTTGGTAAAGCCCAAGAGGTCGAACATACGGGACTGCAGATCTTTATCGAAAATCCTCACTGATCCGCCACCAATTTCATTACCATTCAGGACCAAATCGTAAGCGTTTGCCCTGGCCTTTCCGGGATCGGTTTGCAGCAAGGCAATATCTTCAGGTTTCGGCGAAGTAAAGGGATGATGCATTGCATGGTAGCGCCCGGATTCCTCGTCCCATTCCAGCAACGGGAAATCCACCACCCAAAGTGGTGCAAATTCTTTTGGATCTCGTAAACCCAAACGGTTACCCACTTCCATCCTTAATGCCGAAAGTTGGGTCCTTACTTTATTTTCGGTTCCGGACATCAGGAAAATTAAATCTCCTGCATTGGCCCCGAATTCTTCTGTTATCTTATTTAAGTCTACTTCATTGTAGAATTTATTTACAGAAGAAGTGATGGTCCCGTCGGTCTGGAATTTAATCCACACCATCCCGGAAGCACCAATTTGCGGCCTTTTTACCCACTCGATGAGTTCGTCTATCTGTTTACGGGTATAGTCGGCGCAGTCTTCTACATTAATTCCGACCACAAGTTCGGCTTCATCAAAAATCTTGAAATCCTTGCCTTTCACCAGGTCGTTTACCTCCACGAACTTCATCCCGAACCTAATGTCCGGTTTATCGTTTCCGTAGGTTTTCATGGCTTCATCGTACGTCATCCTCGGGAATGTTCCCAATTCGTTTCCGGTGATATCCTTAATTAAAGTTGCCGTCATCCCTTCAAAGATTTCCAGCACATCCTGCTGCTCCACAAAAGCCATTTCGCAGTCGATCTGGGTGAATTCCGGCTGGCGGTCGGCACGAAGATCCTCGTCCCTGAAACACTTTACGATCTGGAAATAACGGTCCATACCACCGATCATCAGCAGCTGCTTGAAAGTTTGCGGCGACTGCGGCAGGGCATAGAACTGTCCCGGATTCATTCGGCTTGGCACTACAAAGTCCCTGGCACCTTCCGGTGTCGATTTGATAAGAACGGGGGTTTCAACCTCAATAAAGTTCTGGTCAGAAAGATAGTTGCGAACCTTCTGCGCCATCTTGTGGCGAAAAATAAGCTTGTCGCGTACCGGATTTCTACGGATATCCAGATAACGGTACTTCATACGGAGTTCCTCGCCGCCGTCGGTTTCATCTTCAATAGTAAATGGCGGCAGCTCTGCAGCATTAAGAACGGTAAGTTTCTCAACCAATATCTCCACATCCCCTGTTGGGATTTTTGGGTTTTTGGAGGTTCTCTCGATTACTTTACCGGAAACCTGAATCACAAATTCCCGACCCAGTTTTTTGGCATCCTGCAAAAGTTCTGCTGAAGACCTGTCCTCATCAAACACCAACTGTGTAATTCCGTAACGGTCACGCAGGTCAATCCATATCATGAATCCTTTGTCGCGGATGGTCTGAACCCAGCCGGAAAGTGTAACATTATCATTGAGATTACTAAGCGAGAGTTCGCCATTGGTGTGCGTTCTAAACATTTTTTGCTGAAGTTTGTAGTGGTTTATTGAGAATTCCGGCAAAGATAGAACATTCAGGGAAAATCAGTTCGGCCTGTATTAGAAAAACATCTTTAAGGCCGGCTTAGGAATTAAGAGACGCAACAATGTAAGTGGTTTAATAATTTATATTTGCAGCCAATGAAAAAAATAATTCCGAGCCTGCTACTGGTTCTTTATCCATTTTTGCTTTTCGCACAGACATATACGGGAAAAATTACTGCCGTTAAAGATGGCGACACCGTGGTGATGCTTATTAAAAACAAGCCACAAACCATCCGGCTGGCTCATATAGACACACCCGAGAAAAAACAGCCTTACGGAACAAAGGCAAAACAGTTTGTTTCTGATTTCTGCTTCGGTAAAACCGTGAAAATTGTGATCGCCAATAAACCCGACCGGAATGGCAGATGGATTGCTGAACTGTATCACGGAAACAGGAATCTTAATAAGGAACTTGTACGCAGCGGACTGGCTTGGCACTACAAACAATTTTCTAAGAATGATAACTATGCCGCACTGGAACTTAATGCCCGTAGAAAGAAAGTCGGACTGTGGCAGGATATAACACCGGTTGCCCCTTGGGAATGGCGAAAGATGAAAAAAGCCAGGACAGTGAAAGCCTCCAACTAAATCATATGTGTTTTAAAAACTTTTGCTAAATTTGATCTACACCAAAATTTAATTTTTATGGGAAAAGGAGACAAGAAATCGAGACGCGGTAAAATTACTGCGGGTAGTTATGGCAAAAGAAGACAGAGAAAGTCGGCATCTGTAAAGAACATTCCGGTGAATGTCCTGGATGCGGACGACACCAAGTCCTCCAAAGTAAAAGTGAGACAGGATGTAGGCTATCCCGCCAATGAATCGGAGAATGCGAATGTGGAAAACGACCCACTTCCGAACGCGACCAAAGACAAAAAAACCGAAGAATAATCTTCGGTTTTTATTTTAAACGGCAGTTTATATTATCTGCCGCCGCCCAATATGCTTCCCAGCAAGCCGCCTAAACCACCTTGCTGCTGCTGTTGCTGCTGTCCGCCGCCGCCAAGTACACTGCCGAGAATATCATTCAGCGGGTTACCCGCAGACTGGGAGTTTCCTCCGCCCAGAACACTTCCTAAAATGTCGTTCAGCGGATTTGAAGGTTCAGCCTGAGCCTGGTTCTGTGCACCACCCAGGATTCCACCCAGCAAATCACCAAGCCCTCCACCGGAGTTCACGCCGCTCGATTGTTTTTCTTTGCCAATGAAGCCCATAATCAGCGGGGCAATCATGGCAAGTACAGGACCTATTTTATCCATGGAGATTCCTGTATTTTGCGAAAGCTGATTTTCTACCTGTGATTTCTGTCCGCCAAAGATGTGATCCAGTATAGAACCACCCTCCTGCTGTCTGTCTTCTACCTGAGATGGATTATCCAGAATGCTGCCGTCGTGGTCTTTGTCCAGTGCACTGTTCAGTGCCTCAGCTTCATTAGGATCGTCCTGAGATTTCTTTCTGAGGTAAGAAATTACAAGTGGTGCTGCCACTGCCATCAGGGCAATTACCTGATTTTTGCTGATGCCGAATTTATTTTCAGCCTGTGAGGCTACCTGTGAGCCTGCATTTCCGGTAATGAGATCAATTAAATTCATAGTTTTAATATTTGGTTGGTGAAAAATGTGAACCAAATTTACCAAAAACTATTCCCAGTGAGGCAGTAATTACTGAATTATAATTTCTTTAACTGTTCTTCAGAATATCCTTTTTCTTTTTTAAGCCGAATAAATTCGCGTGCACTCTTCTCCATCCATTGCATTGGGTCCGGTGATTCCCTACCTTCCAGGACAAATTGCAGGATTCCGACATTATTATTCATCCACGGCAGAAGATAGTAGGACAGGCCGCCTTTGTACGCTTTCTGCGAATGAAGCCCCAAACCTTGGGCAGTACTACCTGCCATTCTAAATGAAGCAAAATAAAAGAATGGGATTAGAAAGGCAGTTAATACAGCATATCGCGCCATATTATTTTGCCATAAACGGGAAATCCCCAGGCCGAACAGGACCGCGATGATGCAATTGAATGGAAGAAAAAATACATAATTGTCTGAAACTCCAAAAATGCCGGCGAAACCAAATACGGGAAGGCCTGCTACACCCAGGAAAAGAAGCACGCGCTTATTAGTCCGGAACAGTCCTAATATACCCGTTATAGCGAAAAAAGTAAAATACCAGAAATTGTACACCAGGTAACCAACTGCAACTGCAAAACCTTTTACAATCCCTTCAAAACTCAGAGAATCCAGTACAGTACCTGCCGAAAAAACCTTTGACACTGGCTGATCAGTTAGCAGTGGAACTGCAATAAGTAAGAGCAAAAAGAAAATAAATACTGACAGGGAAGCAGCAGCTTTTTTTCTGTCCTCCGCATAAAAAATAAGCAGCAACAGCGCCGGCACCATTAATATATTCTGAATATGGCTAAAAACACTTATCCCCAGAAACAAACAAGCCAGGGCCAAGTTTCGGCTTTTTCTTTCCAAGAGGAATCTGAGCGAAAACATCAGGAACAGCGAGATCCAAATCAGGTTGAAGGTATAGATTTCAATGATTTCGGAATTTCGCCAAAAGGTAAAACTTAAGCCAAATATAATTGTACTGAAAACTGCTGAAAAGCGGTGCTCCGTAACTTCCAAAACAGTCCTGTAAAGTACCAGCAGGCATATACAGGATGAGATTATAACTGTGAAGCGGCCAATCTCCGGACTGCTCACGAAGGGTAAGAGCGTCTTGAAAAGAACGAGTGTATTGGTAAACAGAAAATGTGCGTAGGTGGAGGTGGAAAGTACAAAGGCACCCTTTTCAGTATCTGCAACAAAACCTATACAGTCGCCAAACGGAATTTTAGAAAAACTTCCCGCATAATAAAGCAGAAAGAAACCCAAAAACAGGATAACAGGATAACCCAATTCTTTAGCACGCACTCCTATCAGTTTTTGAAAATAGGAACATTGGAGCAGGCTTCACCGAACATCAACGATTTCACCAGAGGCTTAAGCTGCTCCACCAGTTCGATATATGCATTTTCTGGTATCTGGACCTCGGAGCAACCTTTCACTAACACTCGTTTATGCATCAGTTCACTAAAATCATAGGTCTGTATTGCATTATGCATAAGTAATACCTCCAGGTCTTCGCGGCTGCCGTAAACCACCTTTCTGGCTGCTTCAGTAATCCGCGCAGTAATCAGGAAATAAGCCCAAAGAGGAACTATAGCTTCTGCGGAGTTATAGATATATACATAAGCATCCCGAAACTGTTCCGGATCCAGCGCAGCTACTTTATCGCGAAAATCCTTTTCCTTCAGGATGATTCCTTCGAATAGAAATGAACTGAGGTCCACACCGATACGCTGTCCTTTCGGTACCAGCGAAGCAATATCAAAGTTAATCAGCCCACTGTCGGCCACTTTATTTTTTATCTGAAAATCTTCTGCCATTTTTATTTTTATCTTTGAACAAATTTACAATTTTTTATACCAAGTGAAGTACTACATCATTGCAGGGGAAGCCTCCGGAGACCTGCACGCCTCCAACCTCATGAAATCTATACTTAAAAAAGATCCTGAGGCAGAGTTCCGTTTTTGGGGCGGCGACCTGATGATGCAGGTAGCGGATAGTGCACCTGTAAAGCATTATAAAGACCTGGCCTTTATGGGCTTTCTGGAAGTGGCAAAAAACCTGCGAACCATCTTTAAAAACCTGGCCTTCTGCAAAAGCGATATTTCACAGTATAAACCGGACAAACTGATCCTTGTAGATTATCCCGGGTTCAATCTTAGGATTGCAGAATTTGCCAAAACCTCCGGACTGGAAGTCATCTATTACATTTCCCCACAGCTCTGGGCATGGAAAGAAGGCCGCGTATCCAAAATAAAGAAGTTTGTAGACGAGATGCTTGTCATCCTGCCATTTGAAAAAGACTTTTATAAAGGTCATGGCGTTAAGGCACATTTTGTAGGTCACCCACTGCTGGATGCGCTGTCGGATCTTCCTTCCCTGGATCAGGCGCAGTTCCGTACCGAAAAAGGACTGGACCAGCGGGAAATCATTGCACTTCTGCCGGGTTCGCGTGAGCAGGAAGTGACTAAAATGCTTCAACTCATGCTCTCTGTAAGGCCGCATTTCCCGGAGTATCAGTTCGTGATCGCTGGTGCGCCAAGTCTGCCAAAGAGTTTTTATGAGAAATTCGTTGAAAAAGACGTGCATTTCGTTTCCAATGAAACCTATAATCTGCTGCGTTGCTCACGTGCGGCTCTTGTAACATCCGGAACCGCAACGCTGGAGACCGCCTTGCTTAATATTCCCGAAGTTGTATGTTACCGTAGCTCCAGAATTTCCTATGAGATCGGAAAGCGCGTCATCAAAAATATTAAATACATATCGCTGGTCAACCTGATCATGGACCGCGAGGTTGTGAAGGAGCTTATCCAGCAGGAGCTCAACACGGATAATCTTGTTGAGGAATTAGGGAGGATACTGAATGGCAGCACACGCGAAAAGATGCTCAAAGACTACAGCACTCTCCGCGAAAAACTTGGCGGAAAAGGCGCGAGCGATCTGGCTGCCAATATCATTACCGGAAATTAGACGGCAACGCGCGAGCGTAGGTAAGCGTAAAATTGCCTATATTTATAGGTAAATCCCACACCGGTGCATAAACAGCCATTGTTTATACTGTGCATTTGTTTTATCCTCGGCATTATTATCCAGGAATACCTTTCGCTGCGCCCGGCTACTGCCTACATCCTTCTCTTGACAGCAATAGTTCCGCTGCTGTCTTATGCTTCCCTGTCACTCTTCTGGATTGGTTTAAGGAAATACTTTCTGGGATTTTTTTTCGCAGTCCTTGGTTTGTTGATGCATGCTGAACATTCAAAAAACGCTGTACTCCCGGAAATCTCCCGGAAGCAGGAAGTGATTTTCAAGCTAAATAAAAAACTGAATTCCAACGAGAAAAACAGACGATATGAAATAACCGCACGTCCTGAAAAAGGTGAATTCCGAACGGTACTTTCCATCCCGAGAAATCTGCCGGAACTGGATTATAAACATCTCTACAAAGCGGAACTCTACATCAACAAAGTGGCGCCTCCGAAAAATGACTATCAGTTTGATTACTCAAAGTACCTGAGGCGCAATGGAATTTATCATCAAAGTTATCTGCCTGGAAAAATGGAGGCCGCAGATGCACCGGAACTTTCACTGTCTGATCATATCCGCCAGAAAAGGCTGGAAGTTCTGCAAAAGATTGATTCTACTTCAATAAGTCCAAAGTCACGGGAATTTCTAAAAGGCATCATCCTGGCTGACAGGACGGAAATGGACCGCGAAACCGTAGCTGATTTCACCAATACGGGACTGGTCCATATCCTGGCTATCTCCGGATCCCACATCGTAATAATTTTCGGAATCTTTTACTTTGTCCTTATGCGGGCCTTCCCACTGGGGTACCGACGCCTGGCCATAGTCTGCAGTCTGGCTCTTATCTGGATTTTCGCAGTGTTCATCGGCTACGGCAACTCAGTTGTACGTTCGTGCATAATGATCACGGCGTACTTCGTTTATATTATTCTTCAGCGTAAGCCGGATCTGCTTCATTCTATGGCACTGGCGGCCTTCATCATACTTCTTGCAGACAGTAACCAACTTTTCGATGTGGGATTTCAGCTTAGTTTTATGGCAGTGTTCGGTATTTACTGGCTAAACCAACCCATCCTTAAACATCTTCCGCCGGCCGATAATTTTGCAAAAAAAATCCTGTTTAACACATTTTCTCTTTCGTTGGCTGCGCAGATCTCTACATTGCCGGCAGTTATCTACTATTTCCATCAGTTTTCAGTGATTTCCATCGTGGCGAACCTGGTTATAATTCCACTGTCGGAAATCATAATCGTCTTCAGTTTATTGATGACAGTACTTTTGGGCACGGGAATTTACTTAAACCAAATCCTCTACCTTTATGACGGATTCATCCAGTTTATCCTGGCGGTAATACATTGGTTTTCGGGTTTTGACGGACTTTTGCATACGAATATTCCGATGACTTTGGTGGAAGTTATAATCCTGTGCACCGGCATTTATTATCTAAGGTTTTTAACAGTTCGGTTCAACATCAGGAACCTGTTGCCTTTGCTGGCAGTCGCCACAATCTATGCAGGTGTACACCTGGGACTCACCTATTACCATGAAAGACAACACGAGATTATGATACACGAACATTTCCGCGAAAGATATTTTTCCGTAAAAAGAGGTTCAGAGGTTGAATTTTGGATTAGTATGGATGCTGATCTGGAGAAGGTTAAAAAGTATATCATTGATCCATATCTGACATCACGGCGTACCGCGAGTTACCGGATAAAGACAATTCCGGCCGGAGCGAATTCAGTCAGTTATAAAGGAATTACCTATCCACTAAAATAATGGAAGGCATAAACATAAAAAGCTTCCGGAAGGAAGCTAAGTGTGGAAAGAATTAGATTTCGTCGTCTGACTCTATTGTGAAGGATTTGGATTTGAAATCCTTGTCATGCTTTTCAGAGATTACGTCCTCACCTTTTTCATTTATGATGAAATCCGTACTTTCCCTGAACATTTCATGAAATGCTGTAAAATCCTCTTTGTAGAGATAGATTTTATGCTTTTCGAAAGAGGCTTCACCGTTTTCGCCAAAATTCTTCTTGCTTTCAGTAATGGTCAGGTAATAGTCTCCAGCTTTAGTCTCGCGCACATCAAAGAAGTAAGTTCTCCTACCCGCTTTAAGCACCTTCGTAAAAATTTCATTTTCGTGGCGTTCCTTGTAATCACTCATGGTCCCGTCTTTTTTTTGTGTCTTATTTAACAAATATATAAGATTTCTCCGAACCTCAAAATATTTTGTTATATAATTATCAAGCGAAATGCTTTATTAATAACAAAATGCCAAAAACTATGCGGACTTACCTTTCTCTACTGCTGTGAGATTCAAGATTTTATCTGCTCTTTTGGCGCTGGACTCACGGTGCGTAATGATAACCGAAGTGCTGTTATGGATATACTTTTCAATATTCTGAAGGATATTTTCTTCGGTTTCGGTATCCAAAGCAGACAGGGAATCATCAAAAATAAGAATTGAGGGCTCCTTTATCAGGGCCCTGGCTATGCAAATACGCTGTTTCTGACCACCCGAGAGCATAACACCGCGTTCACCAACCCTGGTCTTATACTCCTCCTTAAATTTTACGATGTTTTTATGGACATCAGCCATTTTCGCTGCTTCCATAACTTTTTCGGAACTGGGCTGATCTACCGCAAAGCCGATATTATTCTCTATCGTATCCGAAAAAAGATAACTTTCCTGCGGAATATACCCCAGATGCCGGCGGTAGTTATACAGGTTGTGCTCCCTCAGATCTTTTCCGTCAATCAATATCCGGCCTTCTGTAGGCTGTATAAGTCCGGCCAGCAATAAGGCGACAGTAGATTTGCCACTGCCTGTTTTTCCCATAATAGCCAGAGACTGACCCGCATCTACCTTAAAACTTAAATTGTTCAGTGCTCTAATACCTGTATTGGGATAGACATAGGAAACATTTTGAAACTCAATTGAGCCCTTAACCGGATATGCGGGCGCTCCGGAATCTACCACCTCTGATTTCAAAGCCAGAAATTCGTTGATACGTGCCATGGACGCTTCAGCCCGCTGATTAATGGAAGTGACCCATCCCACCATGGAAAAAGGGAAGATAAGAATATTGATATACATGAAAAAATCGGCGATCTTACCCACAGACAGTTCATTGTTCAGATATTTATTCCCGCCAATATACAGTACGGCTACGTTAAGGAGACCTATAACAAAAAGTATAATGGTGAAAAAATAGGCTTCAGTTTTTGCCAGGTCCAGTGCTTTGTCCTGATAGTCGCGTACCTTAATTCCATAATTACGTGCAATATATCTTTCGCGTGCAAAAAATTTCACGACTCGTATACCGGAAAAGCTGTCCTGCACAAATGTTGATATTGCCGACTGGCTTTTCTGCATGATCTTGGACTTCCGGTTGATGACGGAACTTACCCAATAGATTAGAAATGAAAGAATGGGCAGAGGTAAAAGCGTCCAAAGCGTCATGGAAACATCAGTACGGATCATATAAATGGCTGTAATCAGTACCAGAATAATGAGGTTGACAATGTACATCACGCCGGGACCCAGATACATCCGCACCGCCACTACATCCTCACTGAGGCGGTTCATAAGATCACCCGTTGTGGTCTTTTTATAATCGGTAAGCGAGAGCTGTTGGTATTTTGTATAAATTTTATTTTTCAGCTCATATTCAATCCGGCGCGACGCCACAATAATAGTCTGACGCATCATAAAGGTGAAAAAACCGGTCAGTAATGAGGAAGCTACAATAATCGCGACATAAATCAGTACCTGACGGTTAAAGCCGAGGTGACCGGAATCTGCAATCTGATCTACAGATTTTCCTATAAACTGAACCTTGTAGATATTAAAAAAATTGCTGGCCACAATGAACAGAAAAC
This window encodes:
- a CDS encoding succinate dehydrogenase/fumarate reductase iron-sulfur subunit, which produces MSAKKGLNLTLKIWRQKNNKSKGQFETYKISDVSTDSSFLEMLDMLNENLINEGKDPIAFDHDCREGICGMCSLYINGRSHGPDTGITTCQLHMRMFKDGETIHIEPWRSAAFPVIKDLVVDRSAFDRIMAAGGFISVNTSGNTLDANAIPVPKEDADKAMDAAACISCGACVATCKNGSAMLFVGAKVSQYALLPQGRVEAKRRVLNMVKAMDEEGFGNCSNIGACEVECPKGISLETIARMNREYMSANLDRG
- a CDS encoding fumarate reductase/succinate dehydrogenase flavoprotein subunit, whose translation is MSKLDSKIPHGPLAEKWTNHKNHMNLVAPNNRDKIDIIVVGTGLAGGSAAATLAEQGYNVKAFCYQDSPRRAHSIAAQGGINAAKNYQGDGDSTYRLFYDTIKGGDYRAREANVYRLAEVSASIIDQCVAQGVPFGRDYGGQLDNRSFGGVQVKRTFYAKGQTGQQLLLGAYSAMSRQIGKGRIKMYNRHEMLDLVLVDGKARGIIARNMVTGEIERHSAHAVVIASGGYGNVYFLSTNAMGSNVSAAWKIHKKGAYFANPCYVQIHPTCIPVHGTQQSKLTLMSESLRNSGRIWVPKKIEDAVAIREGKLRPENIKEEDRDYYLERRYPAFGNLVPRDVASRAAKERCDAGHGIEANDTKEGVFLDFSTEIMKKGKEAAIEKNITNPSEQQIYDLGKAWVEEKYGNLFVMYEKITADDPYVTPMKIYPAVHYTMGGVWVDYNLQSTIPGCFVIGEANFSDHGANRLGASALMQGLADGYFVLPYTIADYLSADIRTGAIPTNTADFDAAEKEIQDKINFFLNNKGSHSVDYFHKKLGHIMWNKVGMGRTPEGLREAITEIEEVRKEFWRDVRVPGTNEEMNPELEKAFRVADFLELGQLMAKDALERNESCGGHFRWDHATPDGEAERDDENYKYAACWEYQGADINQEVMHKEELVYENIEVKQRSYK
- a CDS encoding succinate dehydrogenase cytochrome b subunit, whose amino-acid sequence is MAGLTSSTIGRKYAMALSAMFLLIFLIMHLTVNFLSVLGPDAFNTASDFMGYNPLIQFIMQPVLGFAVIFHFVMGFILEIRNRNARPTKYAVNNGAANSTWTSRNMIISGLVVLAFLGLHMYDFWWHEINFKYIERNEVDNLRYWGELHERFANPVRVIFYIIAFILLGLHLAHGFQSSFQSVGARHPKYTPVIKAIGKWYSILIPAGFIIIAVYHYITQ
- the aspS gene encoding aspartate--tRNA ligase is translated as MFRTHTNGELSLSNLNDNVTLSGWVQTIRDKGFMIWIDLRDRYGITQLVFDEDRSSAELLQDAKKLGREFVIQVSGKVIERTSKNPKIPTGDVEILVEKLTVLNAAELPPFTIEDETDGGEELRMKYRYLDIRRNPVRDKLIFRHKMAQKVRNYLSDQNFIEVETPVLIKSTPEGARDFVVPSRMNPGQFYALPQSPQTFKQLLMIGGMDRYFQIVKCFRDEDLRADRQPEFTQIDCEMAFVEQQDVLEIFEGMTATLIKDITGNELGTFPRMTYDEAMKTYGNDKPDIRFGMKFVEVNDLVKGKDFKIFDEAELVVGINVEDCADYTRKQIDELIEWVKRPQIGASGMVWIKFQTDGTITSSVNKFYNEVDLNKITEEFGANAGDLIFLMSGTENKVRTQLSALRMEVGNRLGLRDPKEFAPLWVVDFPLLEWDEESGRYHAMHHPFTSPKPEDIALLQTDPGKARANAYDLVLNGNEIGGGSVRIFDKDLQSRMFDLLGFTKEEAEAQFGFLMNAFKYGAPPHAGLAFGFDRLVAILDGNEVIRDYIAFPKNNSGRDVMIDAPSAIADEQLTELSLKVNAPSEK
- a CDS encoding thermonuclease family protein is translated as MKKIIPSLLLVLYPFLLFAQTYTGKITAVKDGDTVVMLIKNKPQTIRLAHIDTPEKKQPYGTKAKQFVSDFCFGKTVKIVIANKPDRNGRWIAELYHGNRNLNKELVRSGLAWHYKQFSKNDNYAALELNARRKKVGLWQDITPVAPWEWRKMKKARTVKASN